Within the Piliocolobus tephrosceles isolate RC106 unplaced genomic scaffold, ASM277652v3 unscaffolded_23324, whole genome shotgun sequence genome, the region aaataaataaataaaaataaaagttctttgAGGGGCAGAAGGAGGCTGGGCAAAGCTGGAGGGGAGGGACAGAGTCCCAGAACCCTTGTGAGGAAAGCGTCCCTGAGCACTTTCCCTGGAGTGGGTGAGGAGGGGCCAGGACAGTTCTGCATTCTCCGTGGTGCCTGAGGGCCTCAGTGCCTGGTGGTTCAGTGAGAGGATGAGCTGAACTCTGTGACCCTCACACCCAGGTTTGCCTTCCAGAAAGGCCTCTCATGGCTCTGGTAGCACCAGGATGAGGCTGGGGTGTGGGAGTGGCATGGACAGTTGAGGTGGGCTGCATCCTGACCCGGCTTCTGGCTGGGGCTGGAGGTGACAGTGCCAGGCTGGGGAAAGAGCCTGCCGGGGGGATGCAGGCCTCGGGATGGGCTACAGGTCTGGCATACGTGGCTGTGCccctctgcctcagctttcccagcttcctcctcctGGACGTGAATGGGTGGCTGGCCCTGCCCCAGGGCTTCAAGTAGTGGGCCCTGGGTGTAGGGGAGAGGGCTGCTCCTCAGGGTGTTCTGGGGTCTGGGTAGCCCCCTGAGGCGGGGCAGGCTAGTCCTGTGGAGCCCACACTCACTGGGACCCTCTGCAGGTGTGTCGGCCCAGTCCTTCCTCCACTGTTTCACAATGGCCAGCACCGCCTTCAACCTGCAGGTGGCCACCCCTGGGGTAAGTCTAGCCTCTCCTTCCCCACTGGACACTTGGGGTCTGTCTCCCCCTCTCTGGGGGCAAGGTCAGGAGAGTGCCTCTGCTGCCTGGGAGGAGTGGGGAGCCCCTGTAGTTGGTAGAGGGGTGAAGGGTCTGTAACCAAACCCTGGTTGTGTCTTCCTGTCCCAGTCCCCATTTCCTGGGCTCTGACCCCACCTGTGATGAGggggacctttttttttcttttttttctttcctttttttttttttttttttgagacagagtttcgctcttgtcgcccaggctggagtacattggagtgatctcagctcactgcaacctccgcctcctgggttcaagcagtcctcctgcctcagcctcccgagtagctgggattacaggcacatgccaccacgcccggcaaattttgcatttttagtagagatggggtttcactgtgttggccaggatggtcttgaactcccagcctcaggtgatctgcctgcctcggcctcccaaagtgctgggatcacaggtgtgagccaccacgcccggcccaaggGAGACCTTTTCACTGCGGGTCTGTGCTGCACGTGTGTGAGCCGGAGACCAAGGCGCAGCCCTGCTGTAAGGGGCACACAAGTTTCCACTGGGAGCAGTTCTCCACCCTCTGATCGTGGGTGACCCAGGGATATCAGATGTAGATAAGTCACAGTAAGGATGCATTCATTATGTGTTCGTCACTGCAGGTTTTTATTTATGATGTATACACATTTTTGGTTGGTGGGTTGGATAGGAAATAAACCACTGAGGCTGCTGCTGGGATAGGCCACCCCAACCTGGGAGACCCAGTGGAGGAGGCTGGGTGGTCGGGTGCCTTTGTACCTCAAGGGGATGCTGTTGGGTTCCTCGTCAGCATTTTCAGGCTCCCTCTGAGCCGACAGGGATGTTCCTGGTGCTGACCCTTGGCCCCTGGGCTCTGCTCCTCCAGGGGAAAGCCATGGAATTTGTGGATGTGACTGAGAGCAATGCACGCTGGGTGCAAGACTTCCGCCTCAAGGCCTATGCCAGCCCCGCCAAGCTGGAGTCCATTGATGGTAGGCCTGGGACGCACTCCGTGGGGTGGGGTGCCTGGGACCTTGGAGGGTCAAGGGTTCCAGATAGGTTTGGGGTCTTAGTGAGCTCCCTAATTCTGCCCCTGAAGCCCTCTGACCATCTGGGGCAGCCTCCAGCCCCACATCCTGGGCCCCAGAGTTTCTGAGCTCCTCTGAGGAGGAGAGGTGATGAGTGTGTAGAGATGGGAAAGTCAGGGGGGCCCTTGGGAGCTGTAGCCCATGGAGGAAAAGGGACAGATGCCATCACCAGGCCAGCTGGTCCCTGTGGAGGGTCTGTCCTGGCCACGCACTTGGGCCTGGTCCTGCAGGTGGTCTCACTTTGATTGACATGTGGCTGCTACCTGGTCTGTGGTCTCCCCGCAGGTGCCCGGTACCATGCCCTCCTGATCCCCAGCTGTCCTGGGGCCCTGACCGACCTGGCCAGCAGTGGCTCCCTGGCCCGTATCCTGCAGCACTTCCACTCTGAGAGCAGTAGGTGACCCCTGGGGCCCAGGGGAGGGGTTGGATGTGCAGCCCTACAAGAAATGGGTCTCCCACCAGCAGAGGAGAGGTGGGAAGACCCCAGGTAGGCATTTCTGGGTCTCTGGTCAGTGGCCACTGCAGTGGTTGTGGGCAGGAGGCAGTGACCACCACCTCTCCCGACACATACTTTGTCCTCTTCTGGTGACCATCTTGCAGGCCTCTGGGCAGTCTCCCGAGGGTGGGTGGCCATGCCCTCCTGAGCAAGGCAGGACACCGGCCTGGTTCCTTCTGGGAGAGCCTGGCATCCAGGGCTGGGCTTGGGGCTCGAGGCtggcaggggtggagggaggaaggcTGTTTGAGGAGACCTGGTAGCTGCCCCGGCTCAGGGTTGAGCTGTGATGAGTGTGTCCACTGGCCAGGGTGGACAAGCCAGTGCTCTACGCAGCACCCTTTGTGGGTGGGACCTGGGCCGCCGTCCGCAGCGTGGCCTGGACAGGCAGCAGTTGTTTGTGGCCACCTCAGCCATGGGAACGCACGCAGCCTTTCGGATGGAGCCAAGGTGGCCCCACCGCAAGGCACAGGCAGTCCCTCAGACTCACCTCCCACTCGCACAGGGGCGTCCTGTCTAGCCGGGGAGGGGCCTGGCCCACAGCACCTGCCAGTGTGATGGGCGGCCTGGCCAGCTATGCAGTGTGGTTGCCGGGCAGTGTCCTGGGGTTTGGTAAACAGACCTGGAACCTCAGGACCTCCTCTCCGTGTGTCTCAGCTGCCAAAACCTGAGATCTGGGCTCTAAACCAGAGCCTAGTCCTGAAGCACCAGCTCCCCTGAGCAGATTCCTGATGCCAGCTATGCAGGCTGAGCCAGGACACCTCAGGTGCTGAGCCCGGTTTCCAGGGAAACCTGGGAGGAGGGGGCCAGGCAGGTGGCATAGGCCTGGGGGAGCCACAAGCAGGGGCGTCTGGGAGGGGCTTTAGGGTGCAGGTGGCGGGGTCCAGGGCCTCAACGCCCCGTGCCGCTTTCAGAGCCCATCTGCGCCGTTGGCCATGGTGTCGCCGCCTTGTGCTGTGCTACCAACGAGGACAGATCCTGGGCGTTCCACGGCTACAGCCTGACAGGGGTGAGTGCCTGGAGGACAGGCACCCTGTGCTCCCTGCTCTGTCCTCCCCCACAACAGCCAGAGATGAGGACGGAGACTCCAGAACTTCTGGCCCCTAGTCTCCTGGAAGCCTGGGCCCACTCACCAGGGGACGTGGGGAGGGAGGGGCATCAGACCTGTGTGTGCAGTCGGAGGGGCTGCGAGTCCAGCCAGGCTGTCCTCGGAGACACAGCCTGTGTCGATCTGAGGACCAGAGACTGTGAAGTGGGCCCAGTGGACACCGGGGACGGCTGTGGGAGCAGCTGATGCACAGGCCCTGAGGTAGGGAGTGGTGGCTGCTGTGCTGAGGCTGGTTTCACTGGACGTTAAACTGGCCCCCAGCTCAGATGTCACTTTCCCTGCTGAGGGGACCCCTCCTCAGTGGGTACTCAGTGCTGCCCCCGAGGGGTGACACTAACCCAGTCTCGGTTACAAGTGGGCGTGATCCCTCCAGTGAGTGGTTACATTCACTCCTACCCAGAGGGTGCCCTGCCCCAAGGGGCTCACCCCACTAAACCCTTCTCATTCTAGTCACCTGTGTGCTCTGGTGCCGGGGGAGCTGGCCCCTCCTCCTGTAGTGGCCTTGTCGCTCTCAGGGACTCCCCGTGGGAAGGTGGCTGGACTTCGTCATCTCTCCGGCCTCCAGCCCTAGCAGCTGTCCCTGTTATGAGCAGTGACACCCCCAGTCCCACTTGGTTGGGTGAGGCTCCCGGCCCTGATTTGACCTTCCTGACCCCCGGGGTGGGCCTCAGGGCCTGGGCCTGGCTCAGGAGCCCCCACTCCCCTCTCGCAGCCCTCTGTGTGTGAGCTCGTCAGGGCCCCCGGCTTCGCCCGCCTGCCGCTCGTGGTGGAAGACTTTGTGAAGGATTCGGGCGCCTGCTTCAGTGGTGAGCCCTGAGGGTGCCCCCTGCACTTACAGAAGATGGGGTGGGGGGCTTGTCTGCGGCAGCCTGGGGGAGAAGCCTCCTGGGCCCTGAGTCCTTCAGACCCCCATGGCACTGACTCAGACCCAGACAGGCTGACCGACTGCTGACCCTGGGCGCTTGCCTGGAGCTCGGGGCTCTCAGTGGGTGGGTGGACGGACGTTGCCTGAGGCTGGTGCCTTTGGTCCTCCCCAGCAAGTGAGCCTGACGCCGTGCACGTTGTGCTGGACCGCCACCTGGTCACGGGCCAGAATGCCAGCTCCACTGTCCCGGCCGTGCAGAACCTGCTCTTCCTCTGTGGCAGCTGGTGAGGGCTGGGCACATTCCTGCCATATCAGCAGAGCTGCACCCGGTGCTTTGCCCAAGCCCTGACCACATGTCTGTCCTGCAGGAAATGAACCTGCTGGGTAGATGCACCCCCGAGACAGCCCAGGTGTCTCCAGAGGCAGACAGCCCCGTCTCAGGCTTCAGGGACCCCGCCTCTTCCCTCCTGACAAGGGCCGTGGATGGCAGCCCAGTCTGGCCCTGATGGGATCGTTGGAGGCCTCCTGGAATCAGCTCAAGGGGGTGTCGGCTCTCCTGGAGGGTCTAAGCCCCCATCCCCCTGCATGTTCTCTGGTAGGAGGCAGAGAAGAGACCCCAGGTGCCCGGGGAGGCGTGCTAGCTGCCAGGTGGTCCTCGAGAACTCCAAGCCGGGTTTTCCAGGGAGGACTGGTTGCCAAGTGCGGTCACTGTTGACTAGACGAGAGTCAGCTCGGGGGTCCTCTGTGGGGCTTGCCCTGTCGTGGCCTGTCTGCCACCCACCACCCCTTTCACCATTGGTGGGGGCCTTGAGGGGAGGACCCAGTCTGCGGGAGCTGGCTCAGAACTTTGGCCAAAGGTGAATGGAATTTTTTGGGAGCAGCAGCCTCCCGCCTCGAGGCTGACCGGCACTGGCAGTACTTTGCTGTTGAAGTCTTCCTGGCATGTGATTTCAAAGTGTAAGCACCTCAGCGATGCACCCTGTCCTGTCTATCAAGAGGCATGTTTAGTTGTGAATATGAGACCATGAGATTCTCAATGAGAGGAAAGTGCTGTTCCCCACGGCCTTGCAGAGTGGCCTCGAGTACAGCGGCTGTCAAGAGCAGACAGTGGTCTGGCCTGCTGGGCACCTGGCCTGGGCCCTGGCCCTCCAGCGGGCTGCCTGCTAGCCCTAGCGTAGGGCCTCTTCTTCCTCACAGTTCCCCAGTTTGACCATCGAAGGCCTTCCTCCTGCCCACCTGCCCGTCTCAGCCACAGCCATTCCCAAGCACCAGGGTGGCTCCTGGTGCCAGTGACCTGCCAGGAGGCCTCTTGTGATCATAAAACCAttcagttggccgggcgcggtggctcacgcctgtaatcccagcactttgggaggccaaggtgggcggatcatctgagggcaggagtttgagaccagcctggccaacatggtgaaactaaaatacaaaagttagctgggcgtggtgtcaggcgcctgtaatcccagctacttgggaggctgaggcatgagaattgcttgaacctgggaggcggaggttgcagtgagccaggattgtgccattgccctccaacctgggcaacaagtgaaactccgtctcaaaaattaataaaataaggaGAATTCAGAAAAAAGTGGAAGAAGGAAGCACTGCAGCCACATCCCCGCCCTGAAGGCTGCGTCCCTCCAGTGCCTCCCAGATTAGTCAGGATGCCCACTTAGCACTGACTGcagggcctcgctctgtcccGGGTCCGCTCTCACCAGCATGTGGTGATGGACTTCTCTGGGCTAGTActttgtatcttattttatttctttactttttgagacagagtttctctctgcctccccggttccagcgattctccgcCTCCggaggttccagcgattctccgcctcccgggttccagcgattctccagcctcagcctccggagtagctgggattacaggcaggcaccaccacgtccggctaatttttgtatttttagtagagactgtgtttcaccatgttggccaggctggtctcaaactccagacctcaagtgatcctcctgcctcggcttcccaaagtgttaggattacaggtaggagccaccgtgcctggcctagtttttgtatttttagcagagacggggtttcatcatgttggccgggctggtcttgaactcctgacctcaggtgatccacctgcctcgacctcccaaagtgctgggattacaggcttgagccactatgcccagctaacaagtactttttaatttttattttattttagtttttggatgaagtttccctctgtcgccaggctggaatgcagtgtcttggctcactgcaacctccgcctcctgggtacaagtgattctcctgcctcagcctcccgagtagctgggactacaggtgcccaccaccacgcccagctaatttttgtatttttaatggagatgagatttcaccatgctggccagggtggtcttgatatcttgaccttgtgatccgtctgccttggcctcccagagtgctgggattacaggtgtgagccaccgcacccagccaacaagtactttttttaaaaaaaacttaagctcgtgtcttttttttttttttttgagatggagtctctgttacccaggcttgagtgcagtagtgcgatctcggctcactgcaacctccgccctccgagttcaagtgatcctcctgcctcagcctcccaagtagctgggactacaagcacccaccaccatgcctggttaatttttggtatttttagtagagacgggatttcaccatcttggtcaggctggtcatgaactcctgaccttgtgatccacccgcctcagcctcccaaagtgctgggattacaagcaagctCATATCTTAACGTCTTAGACCATTTGGGCTCCTATAAGAACATACTGTAAACCGGTCAGGCCCGGTCATCCTGCCGTGTCCTCCCAAATGCCCCACCTAATACCATCCCCTTGCAGGTGAGGACTTGAGCAGGTGGGCTTTGGCGGCACGTGTTCAGGCCACAGCAGGGTGGACGAAGAGCCAGTGAGCCTTGCTGAGCTCCTCTGGTCATCCAGATCTGACACTGAGCCCAGCATTGAAGATCAAGGCAGGTGTGGCTTTGGGATGTGAAGTGGGTTCTGACGCGGGGCCCCACAGACCTGTCCCCGAGTGAGCCGCCTGCAGGCCCGCGTCATCCCTCGGCTGTGTGCAAAGTCTCTGGCTCAGAGAGCCTCCCCGCTGTGCCCAGTTCTCTCTGCCAGGGCAGGGCTTGGGGCAGCACCAGGCTGG harbors:
- the GATD1 gene encoding glutamine amidotransferase-like class 1 domain-containing protein 1 isoform X2, with translation MASTAFNLQVATPGGKAMEFVDVTESNARWVQDFRLKAYASPAKLESIDEPICAVGHGVAALCCATNEDRSWAFHGYSLTGPSVCELVRAPGFARLPLVVEDFVKDSGACFSASEPDAVHVVLDRHLVTGQNASSTVPAVQNLLFLCGSWK
- the GATD1 gene encoding glutamine amidotransferase-like class 1 domain-containing protein 1 isoform X1; this translates as MASTAFNLQVATPGGKAMEFVDVTESNARWVQDFRLKAYASPAKLESIDGARYHALLIPSCPGALTDLASSGSLARILQHFHSESKPICAVGHGVAALCCATNEDRSWAFHGYSLTGPSVCELVRAPGFARLPLVVEDFVKDSGACFSASEPDAVHVVLDRHLVTGQNASSTVPAVQNLLFLCGSWK